The Streptomyces rubrogriseus genomic sequence GCGAGGGCCTGGTCGGGCAACCCCGGTGCCAAGGCCCTGACCAGCACCGGAGCGGCCGCGGCGACCAGTGCGCCGACGGCGGCGAAGGCCAGGGCCAGCCGGGGCAGCGTCGAGGCGACCAGCGCGCGGACCTGGTCGCCCGGGGCGCCCCGGGCGCGGCGGGCCAGCGCCAGGCTGAACATCGGGACCAGGGCGAAGGCCAGCCCGTCCTCGATCAGCAGCGTCGCCGCGAACTCCGGCACCGTCCACGCCACCAGGAAGGCGTCCGTCTCGCCGCCGGCCCCGAACAACCGGGCCAGCGCCTGGTCCCGGACCAGCCCGAGCACCGACCCGGCCACCGAGAGCACGGCCGTCACGAGGGCGGCGCGGGCGAGGAATCCCCCTGAGGACCGCCCCTCCTCGACGGCGGCCGCGGTGTCGGGGGCGGCCGTCCGCGTGCCCGTCGAGGACACGGCGGTCCGGGCGACCGCCGTGCGTGTATCGGTCCGGACGCCGACGAGCGATGCGTGGTCCACGGTGGCCGCTGTGGGGGCCGCGGCCGCCGCGCCCCCGCTGCTCGCCCCCGGCGCGGCGGCGCGGGCCGGTGGGACGGCGTCCTCGGCCGTACCGTCCGCACCGCCCGCCCCCGTCGCCCCGCGTGCCGTCACCGCTCCGCCACCTCCCGGGTACGGATGCCCAGCGCCCACCAGGCCGCCAGCCCGAGGCAGACCGCCGTCAGCACGGTCGACGGCCCGCCGATGTCGGCGTACGCGAAGTCGGTCAGCTGCCACACCAGCAGCCCGCAGGCGACGAACGCGCAGTCCGGCACCGCTCCGTGTGCCCGGCGGGCGGCGCGCAGCCGGCGCAGGCCCAGCACGAGCAGCGCCAGCCAGCTCCCGGCGAGCGCCAGCAGCCCGATCAGTCCCTGCTCGGCCAGCACCAGCAGGTACATGTTGTGCGGGGAGAGCAGCGGCTGCCTGCGGTACCCGGCACCCGCGCCGTCCGTCTCGCTGCCCGAGGACAGCGCCAGCGAGGCGTGCGCGTCACGGTGTTCGGGAAAGCCCTTCAGCCCCACGCCGGTCAGCGGCCGCTCCCGCCACATGCCGGCCGCCGCCGCCCACATCGTGTACCGGTCGGTCACCGACTGGTCGGGGGCGTCCGCGACCTGCGTGATGGAGCCGACCCGTTCCTGGAGCATCGCCGTACCGACCCCGAAGCCGCCCACCAGCACCACCGCCGCCGCGACCGCGGCCGCCCCCACCGCCAGCGCCCTGCGCACCCCGGCGAGGAGCAGCTGCACCGCGCAGGTCACCGCCGTCGCGATCCACGCCCCGCGACTGAACGACAGGGCGAGCGGCAGCAGCAGGACGAGCGCGCACCCGGCGGCGAACAGCCGCTGCCGCGCCGGCGTCCGGCCCAGCGCCAGCCCCACCGCGCAGACCAGCCCCAGGGAGACCACGGTCGCCATCCCCATCACGTCCTGCGGCCCGAAGGTGCCCACCGCCCGGATCCGCTCGCCCTGGTAGGACGCACCGGTCCCGGTCGCGTACTGGTGCACCCCGAGCGCCCCCTGCCACAGGGCCAGCCCCACCATCGACCAGGTGAGCAGCCGCACGTCGGCCCGGTCGCGGACGAGCAGCAGGACGGCGGCCGGGACCAGGACGAAGACCTGGAGGTAGCGGCCGAGGCCCGCGAGGCCGGCCCCCGGCGACACGGCGCCGGCCGCGGCGGCCGCGAGGCCGAGCACGGGCAGCCCGAGCACCACGGCCGCCGTACGGGACAGGGGCGCCGCCGGTCCCGTACCAGCCGCAGCGCGCAGTACAGCACCGCCAGCGCGGAGACCGCGTCGGCCGGGTGCGCGCCAGCCCCGCCGTCCGGGGAGAGCGGCAGCGCGAGCAGCGCGACGACCGCGACCACGGCCAGCACGGGCGGCAGCCGCCGTACGCGCACCGTCGGCGGGAGGGGCAGGGCGTGGGCCACCTGGGTCAGCTCCCCGTGGGACGCACGAGCGCGGCGGCCGTGCGCAGCAGGATGCAGACGTCCCGCCACAGCGACCAGTCGTCGATGTAGGCGTTGTCGAAGCGGGCCCGGTCCTCGATGGAGGTGTCGCCGCGCAGCCCGTTGATCTGGGCCAGGCCCGTGATCCCGGCCGGCACCCGGTGGCGGGCCGCGTAGCCGGGGTGGGTCTGGCTGAACCGGGCCACGAAGTACGGGCGTTCGGGACGCGGGCCGACCAGGCTCATGTCGCCCCGGAAGACGTTCCACAGCTGGAGCAGCTCGTCCAGCGAGGTGCGCCGCAGGAAGCGGCAGAACCACGGCATCCGGCGTTCGTCCGCCACGCTCCACCGGGTCGCCGCCTCGTGCTCGTCGGCCGGGCGGTGGGTGCGGAACTTCAGCAGCGTGAAGGGCCTGCCGCCCTCCCCGACCCGCTCCTGCCGGAACAGCACCCCGGGACCGCCCACCACCCGCAGCGCCGCCGCGCAGGCCAGCAGCAGGGGGCTCAGCAGCAGCAACAGCACCCCCGACACCGTCACGTCGAGGATCCGCTTGCCCGCGCTGCCGGGGCGCCGTGCCGCCGGTTCCAGGCGCCGGCAGGGGAACCCGGCGATCCGGTCCCCGGCCGGGCGGGCCGGGGCGTCGGCGTGTTCGGGGGCCTCGGCGTCCAGCTCCCACACCGCGCACCCCGACTCGGCCAGCGTCCGCAGCAGCGCCGCCTGCCGGGGCCGTGCGGAGTGGTTCACCGGGGAGCCGGCGACCAGGACGTCCCGGACGCCGTTCTGGACGGCCGCCCGCCGCACCTCCTCGTCCGTGGACAGCACCGGCAGGCCCGTGGTGCCGCCGGGGCCGCCGGTGACGATCCCGACCGGGCGCAGCCCGCAGCGCGGGTGGCGCAGCAGCGCCGAGGCCACCCGCTGCGCGGTCGCGGCGGGACCGACGACCAGGGCGGCGCGAGGGCGGTTCAGGAGCGCCGCACGGTGTCTGCGGTGTACCGCGCCCCGGCCGGCGCAGCCCGTCACCGCGTGCAGCAGGAAACCGGCGCACAGGGTGCGCGCGGACAGCGCGTGCGCGGGGGCGTACGCCGCGAGGAGCGCCGCGAGCACCAGCCACACCACCGCGATCCGGCCGCACAGGGCGGGCAGGTCGTCCAGCGCGCCGGGGATCCGCCGGGACGAACGCGGGCGCAGCAGGAGCGAGGCGGCGACCAGCAGGGCCGTGAGCAGCGGTTGGTGCGGGGTGCCGGCGAGGACCAGCGAGCCCGGCAGGGCCGCCGTGCCGTCCGCGACGAGCAGCGGCAGCGGGAAGTCCTGCCGGGGTGCGGGCCGCCGGTCGGGCAGCCGCGGGCCCGCGGTGCCGTCGCGCGGCGGCAGCACCGAGACGGAGGAGGAGCCGAGGTCGCGCGACTGGCCGGCGGGGGAGGGGACGGTGCTTTCCGCGCTCACGGGTAGGTGGACTCCCTGCACTCGATGGGCACGACGGCCGGCCGCCGCACGGCCGCGGGCCTGTCGCCGATGTCGCCGATGTCCCCGAAGCGGTCCCCGGCGCCTTCGCCGGCGCTGTCGCCGGTGCCGTCGGCGGTGTGCGCCGCGGGCGGGGGACGTACGCCATCCGGGAGGTCGCCGTACAAGAGATCGCCGTACAGGGCCGCCACCGCCGCAGCCGTGTGCCGTACGTCGTGCGCGGACCGCACGTGCGCCCGCCCCCGGCGGCCGAGCGACGCCCGAAGCGGCGCGTCGAGCAGCAGCGCGGCGGCGGCGTCGGCCAGCGCCGCCGGGTCCTCGGGCGGCACCACACAGTGCGGTACGAGAGCGGGCGGCAGGCCCTCGCGGGCACCGTCCACGTCGGTCACCACCACGGGCCGCCCGCAGGCCATCGCCTCCAGCGGGGCCAGTGCCATGCCCTCCCAACGCGACGGCAGGACGACCAGGTCGGCGGCCCGGTACCAGGGGGCCGCGTCGGCGACGGTCCCCGTGAACAGCACGGACGCCGGGGCCCGCGCGGTCAGCCGGGCGCGGTCCGGGCCGTCGCCCACGAGGACCAGCCGGGCGCCCGGCACCCGCGCGAGCACGGACTCCCAGGCGCTCAGCAGGACATCCTGGCCCTTCTGCCGGCACAGTCGGCCCACGCAGACCACCAGCGGCGCGTGGGAGCCGACGCCGTGGAGCCGCCGCACACCGGCCGCGTCGGCGGGTGCGTCGGCGGGGCCTCGCCGGGGGCGTCGGCGGACGGGCCGGCGAGGTCGATGCCGTTCGGGATCACCGTCCAGGGCCCGCGCAGCCCGGCCCGTGTCCCCCGCAGCCGTTCCGCCTCGCTCACGCACACCGTTCGCGCCGTCCAGCGCGCCGCCCACCGCTCCCAGCCGAGCGCGAGGAGCCCGGCGGCCCCGCCGACCGCCTCGAACGACCAGGCGTGCGGCTGGAACACGGTCGGGATCCGGCCCCGTACGGCGAGCCGCCCGGCCAGACCGGCCTTGGCGCTGTGCGCGTGCACCAGGTCGGGCCGTACGTCCTCGACCACGCGCACGAGCCGCCGTACCTCCTCCGCCAGCGCCGGGCCGGGCGAGCGGGTCGACGGCCAGTGCCGCACATCGGCGCCGAGCGCACGCAGCCGGTCGGCGAGGCCCCCGGCAGGGCAGGCGACCACGACGCGCAGTCCGGCGGCGAGCTGAGCCCGCGTCAGGTCCGCCACCACCCGGGCGACCCCGCCGTCCACCGGTTGGGTGAGGTGCAGAACCCGTGGCCGTAAGCCGGTCGGTGGCAGGTGCATGCGCGTTTCCTCGCCATACGGGTGCGTCGAACGGGATGCGTCGAACGGTGCGTCGAACGGGTGCGTCGAATGGTGTGGGACTCTAGCTGCTATCCGTACTAATACGGCGAAATCGGGTAAGTGTGTTGGATTTGTGAACGCCGGTAATTCGCCAGATCACCCCTTTGGCGGCACAACTCGCGCCCGTGCCACGCGTTGACACTGCGCCGGGCAGCCGCCCGGATGTGTGTACAACCCCAAGGAGCACTTCTCCATGTCGCGTATCGCGAAGGGCCTGGCCCTGACCTCCGTCGCCGCCGCCGCGGTGGCGGGCACCGCCGGTGTCGCCGCCGCCGACAGCGGCGCGCAGGCCGCCGCCGCCCACTCCCCGGGCGTCCTGTCCGGCAACGTGGTGCAGGTCCCGGTCCACATCCCGGTCAACGTCTGTGGCAACACCATCGACATCATCGGCCTGCTGAACCCGGCGTTCGGCAACGAGTGCGAGAACGACTGACGTCGGCTCACCACTTGCCGCACCGGCCGTCCGTACCGCGGTTCCTCCGCGAGCGGGCGGCCGGTTCGCGTTGCCGGGCGGACGGCGGTGTGCTGCCCCGAATGGGGGGACCGGGCCGCGACACGGCGCACGGACCTTGACAGGGCGTCTCACCAGGTAAGACGCGGCCCCTGAGCAGGGCGGGCGGGCGCCCCGGGCCGCCGCCTGCGTTGCAGAGCGCCGAGGGCGCTTCCACGGTGGGCACAACATCCGACGCACCACCGAAAGGAACCCCCATGCGTCTGCCCGCACGGCGAATCGCCACCTCCGCTCTCTGCGCCGGCCTGCTGATCGGTATCTCCGGTCCGGCGGTGATGGCGGCCGACGGCGACTCGGTCCGGGAACGCACCCACGCGGCGTCCCGCGCGCCCCTCCCCGACGCCGAGGAACTGCAGAGCCAGGTCGGCAGCCTGGCCGGTCTGGGCGACCTGCTCACGCCCGTCACCGACATGCTCGGCGCCATCCTCGAGGCCGACGACGGCCGGCTCTCCGCCACGGACGCCGACAAGCTCTCCGCCGCCGTCAAGGACGCCCTCGCCAAGGCGGACGCGGCGGACACGGACGCCGACGACGCGGCGACCACCCCGGAAACGACCACGCCCGGCACGACCACCCCCGGCACGACCACCCCGGCCCAGCCGTCGGCCGTGACCGCGCCGGAGGCCGGGAGCGACACCCCGGTCACGCTCCCCGCGCCCGTGACGGCGCAGAGCGACGACGGCACGGCGGCGGCGTCCGACCTGACGGCGTCCGCGAACGCCGCGCTGCAGAAGCAGATCGACGCCCTGG encodes the following:
- a CDS encoding exopolysaccharide biosynthesis polyprenyl glycosylphosphotransferase, producing the protein MSAESTVPSPAGQSRDLGSSSVSVLPPRDGTAGPRLPDRRPAPRQDFPLPLLVADGTAALPGSLVLAGTPHQPLLTALLVAASLLLRPRSSRRIPGALDDLPALCGRIAVVWLVLAALLAAYAPAHALSARTLCAGFLLHAVTGCAGRGAVHRRHRAALLNRPRAALVVGPAATAQRVASALLRHPRCGLRPVGIVTGGPGGTTGLPVLSTDEEVRRAAVQNGVRDVLVAGSPVNHSARPRQAALLRTLAESGCAVWELDAEAPEHADAPARPAGDRIAGFPCRRLEPAARRPGSAGKRILDVTVSGVLLLLLSPLLLACAAALRVVGGPGVLFRQERVGEGGRPFTLLKFRTHRPADEHEAATRWSVADERRMPWFCRFLRRTSLDELLQLWNVFRGDMSLVGPRPERPYFVARFSQTHPGYAARHRVPAGITGLAQINGLRGDTSIEDRARFDNAYIDDWSLWRDVCILLRTAAALVRPTGS
- the chpG gene encoding chaplin ChpG, whose amino-acid sequence is MSRIAKGLALTSVAAAAVAGTAGVAAADSGAQAAAAHSPGVLSGNVVQVPVHIPVNVCGNTIDIIGLLNPAFGNECEND